One window from the genome of Scyliorhinus torazame isolate Kashiwa2021f chromosome 3, sScyTor2.1, whole genome shotgun sequence encodes:
- the kiaa0232 gene encoding uncharacterized protein KIAA0232 homolog isoform X1, whose amino-acid sequence MHPTCAVVVEGPPPEGSPSSCQGPTSALEMSLFQALGPVQTWLGQELEKCGIDAMIYTRYVLSLLLHDSYDYDMQEQENDIFLGWEKGTTKKWGKGKKKCSDLSLEEMKKQAAVQCLRSASDESSGIETLVEELCSKLKELQNKQKEEKQGSKKVEGSQSPEIIESPSTKDQVEMYYEAFPPLSEKPICLQEIMTVWNKTKACSFSGGSSSSAAPQTSTDTSSPKDCNSEGEGTRGRRNEASITTSSSRMFRRSKKEKENRHNNSLPEQKPTTGKKQIRHRSEGKMRPRSWSSGSSEAGSSSSGNQYELKGPTKAVKIRHKMRETARNKKGRNGQVRLSLKSVDRDDRKSTCGSSSSGPTKQLCKKGKRFMKETRRKTNDTKDLSNESGREQEFKEEPLWYTEPITEYWFPPSRKSKLETAYRNSVAANDSESLTLEELSETMQGLCISNNNFQTYLAAGAFVDGHFVEMPALLDEANDLTGTSSCSNPKDSDILDDMHLSEFTHFYEVDIHQSILDPSASNSLQGESRILSMIRRKSIEQTDFEADCCIVLDGLQLTRESAIWTDSQASLDAEGLFLNDLANIAQFWECCSSDEAEGESFAGDSPITLSPIVDNTVCDASSSTGNQEEHFSETNEGSGLNSTCFSLFEVQYDNSTSPFCFDGLSLGNQNSDVGGWADLPGKSQSRLLIWTKNSAFDENDHCSNLSTRTCSPWSHSEETRSDNETSFGIQMEESTKFNAEEIDCIVPGISSSVLDEDLLDLLHEDTHSQTDGALRNITSMTFKQKSKLESVCGIQLEEEENKEYETVETFAEQMASHGDTYGSEVIKDIWTAIAENDTETTLDVERSEEDFFPGEVNGCHCCCLDMATKQDILQEPHEKAVQRSEYHLWECQKENLEAQAVATGELAEIDVGDYTAPSKPWDIGADKESAFILGGVYGELKTFDSCGDWGVVPPDPAKGTLLQCAASDVVTIAGTDVFMTPGSNFAPGHRPLWRSCASFTPCDQTRQGDDRLNTEFSFIFHEDLLGNCSNYQGQEPGVEYSFSSFDLNNPFSQVLHVECSFEPERLATFSPSFKPKSILCSDSESETFHPKIYSIDKTQYRAIRISPRTHFRPISASELSPGGGSESEFESEKEDVTIPVLCQTGLFEDQQADLKPLEEDAEREGHYYGKSELESGKFLPRLKKAGMEKSAQTSLDSHEGSGGLLQPEQQCPECNLQASMECTTVNSCEIDVKLKVPCDKLEAFQNRPINRSFSGFSEGTGVRAASLQDAIFQEDWQPAISVQGKNGQYNDPESAVKITVPSSDLNQQGKSDCKEEPDWWREALYPQPFSGIECAECYTDAKEKDGTECPILRGHSHNGDCLLQLDLQTTAACEVNCRVEHDSGGRSAVIRRKLFSSDCSSSDETASEGGSDWDDPPDEELFSRTHL is encoded by the exons AGTTCTGGAATTGAGACCTTAGTTGAGGAGCTTTGTTCCAAATTGAAAGAATTACAGAATAAGCAAAAAG AAGAAAAGCAAGGTAGTAAGAAAGTAGAAGGATCTCAATCTCCTGAAATCATAGAATCTCCTTCCACCAAGGATCAGGTAGAAAT GTATTATGAAGCATTTCCACCTCTTTCTGAGAAGCCAATCTGTCTGCAAGAAATCATGACCGTGTGGAATAAGACCAAAGCTTGTTCATTTTCTGGTGGTTCTTCTTCATCTGCTGCTCCACAAACAAGCACTGATACATCCTCTCCAAAAGATTGCAATAGTGAAGGTGAAGGTACTAGAGGCCGAAGGAATGAGGCGTCCATCACTACAAGTAGTAGTCGTATGTTCAGAAGAAgtaaaaaagagaaagaaaataggCACAACAACAGCTTGCCAGAACAGAAACCCACTACAGGAAAGAAACAGATCCGACATAGGTCAGAAGGAAAGATGCGCCCTCGTTCATGGTCCTCTGGCTCCAGTGAAGCAGGCTCAAGCTCAAGTGGGAACCAGTATGAGTTAAAAGGTCCCACCAAAGCTGTCAAAATCAGACATAAGATGAGAGAAACTGCTCGGAACAAAAAGGGGCGAAATGGACAAGTTAGGCTATCTTTGAAATCTGTTGACAGAGATGATCGAAAAAGCACCTGTGGAAGCAGCAGCAGTGGGCCTACCAAACAGCTGTGCAaaaaaggaaaaaggtttatgAAAGAAACAAGAAGGAAAACAAATGATACAAAAGATCTTAGCAATGAAAGTGGAAGAGAACAGGAATTCAAAGAAGAACCATTGTGGTACACTGAACCAATCACAGAGTACTGGTTCCCTCCAAGTAGAAAAAGTAAGCTAGAAACTGCATACCGGAATAGTGTAGCTGCTAATGATAGTGAATCTTTGACTTTGGAAGAGCTTTCGGAGACGATGCAGGGTCTTTGTATTAGTAACAATAATTTCCAAACATACCTCGCAGCAGGTGCTTTCGTCGATGGTCACTTTGTTGAAATGCCTGCATTATTAGATGAGGCTAATGACCTCACTGGGACCTCAAGCTGTTCTAATCCCAAGGACAGTGATATTTTAGATGATATGCATCTATCTGAATTTACTCACTTCTATGAAGTGGATATTCATCAATCCATATTGGATCCTAGTGCCTCAAATTCATTGCAAGGAGAGAGTCGAATTTTAAGCATGATTCGACGGAAAAGTATAGAGCAAACTGATTTTGAGGCAGACTGTTGTATAGTGTTAGATGGACTACAGTTGACAAGGGAAAGTGCAATATGGACAGATTCACAAGCTTCTCTTGACGCAGAAGGATTATTCTTAAATGATCTTGCAAATATAGCTCAATTTTGGGAGTGCTGTAGCTCTGATGAAGCAGAAGGGGAAAGCTTTGCTGGGGATTCCCCCATTACGCTTTCTCCCATTGTGGATAATACAGTGTGTGATGCAAGTAGTAGTACTGGCAATCAAGAAGAACACTTTTCAGAAACAAATGAAGGGTCTGGTTTAAACTCCACTTGTTTTTCTCTGTTTGAAGTGCAATATGATAACTCTACTTCACCATTCTGTTTTGATGGACTTAGCCTGGGAAATCAGAATAGTGATGTTGGAGGCTGGGCAGATTTGCCAGGAAAATCACAGTCTCGTTTGCTTATATGGACCAAAAATAGTGCCTTTGATGAAAATGACCACTGCTCAAATCTTTCAACACGAACCTGCAGCCCATGGTCACATTCTGAAGAAACACGTTCCGATAATGAAACCTCCTTTGGTATTCAGATGGAGGAGTCCACTAAATTCAATGCAGAAGAGATTGATTGTATAGTCCCTGGCATTTCGTCCAGCGTTCTTGATGAAGACCTTTTAGATTTATTGCATGAGGACACTCATTCACAAACAGATGGAGCTTTACGAAATATAACAAGCATGACTTTTAAACAGAAATCTAAGCTGGAGTCGGTGTGTGGAattcagttggaagaagaagaaAATAAGGAATATGAAACTGTGGAAACTTTTGCTGAACAGATGGCCAGTCATGGGGATACCTATGGCTCAGAAGTTATAAAGGACATTTGGACAGCCATAGCAGAAAATGACACTGAAACAACGCTAGATGTAGAACGATCAGAAGAGGATTTCTTTCCTGGTGAGGTGAATGGTTGCCATTGCTGTTGTTTAGATATGGCAACTAAACAGGACATCCTGCAGGAGCCTCATGAAAAGGCAGTGCAGCGGTCTGAGTATCACTTGTGGGAATGCCAGAAGGAAAACTTGGAGGCCCAAGCTGTTGCAACTGGGGAACTTGCAGAGATAGATGTAGGTGATTACACAGCACCATCTAAACCTTGGGATATTGGTGCTGACAAAGAAAGTGCTTTCATTCTTGGTGGCGTCTATGGAGAACTAAAAACATTTGACAGTTGTGGAGACTGGGGAGTAGTTCCCCCTGATCCTGCAAAAGGTACTTTATTGCAGTGTGCAGCATCAGATGTTGTGACCATAGCAGGTACAGATGTCTTCATGACTCCAGGTAGCAATTTTGCTCCTGGCCACAGACCGTTGTGGCGATCTTGTGCTTCGTTCACACCATGTGACCAGACGAGACAAGGCGATGATAGGTTAAATACTGAGTTCTCTTTCATCTTCCATGAAGATTTATTAGGGAATTGCAGTAATTATCAGGGTCAAGAGCCTGGTGTTGAGTATTCATTTTCCTCCTTTGACCTAAACAATCCTTTTTCACAAGTTCTTCATGTGGAATGTTCATTTGAACCTGAAAGGCTTGCAACGTTCAGTCCAAGCTTTAAGCCCAAATCTATACTGTGTTCAGACTCAGAAAGTGAAACATTTCATCCGAAAATATATAGTATTGACAAAACACAGTACCGGGCTATTCGAATCTCGCCACGGACTCATTTCCGACCTATATCTGCCTCTGAGCTTTCACCAGGCGGAGGAAGTGAGTCAGAATTTGAGTCAGAAAAGGAGGATGTTACTATTCCTGTCCTCTGCCAGACAGGTTTGTTTGAGGATCAACAGGCAGACTTAAAGCCATTGGAAGAAGATGCTGAGCGGGAAGGACATTATTATGGAAAGTCAGAGCTGGAATCGGGAAAATTCCTGCCCAGGTTAAAGAAAGCTGGAATGGAAAAGAGTGCTCAGACTTCACTGGATTCTCATGAAGGATCTGGTGGTCTTTTACAGCCAGAGCAGCAGTGTCCAGAATGTAATTTACAGGCATCAATGGAATGCACCACTGTGAATAGTTGTGAAATAGATGTCAAGCTGAAGGTACCATGTGATAAATTGGAAGCATTCCAGAATCGTCCAATAAACAGGAGCTTTTCTGGATTCAGTGAGGGCACTGGTGTTAGAGCAGCTTCACTACAAGAT GCGATTTTCCAAGAAGATTGGCAGCCTGCAATCAGTGTTCAAGGAAAGAATGGTCAATACAATGATCCAGAATCTGCTGTCAAAATAACG GTTCCCTCTTCAGACTTGAACCAGCAAGGGAAGAGTGACTGCAAGGAGGAACCAGACTGGTGGCGAGAAGCACTGTACCCACAACCATTTTCTGGGATCGAGTGTGCAG AATGTTACACTGATGCCAAGGAAAAGGATGGAACTGAGTGTCCAATTTTAAGAGGACATTCACACAATGGAGATTGTCTTCTTCAGTTAGACTTG CAGACTACAGCAGCCTGTGAGGTGAACTGCAGAGTAGAGCATGACTCTGGAGGGAGGTCAGCTGTCATTCGCAGGAAGCTTTTCTCCAGTGACTGTTCAAGCTCAGATGAAACTGCTTCAGAAGGCGGAAGTGACTGGGATGACCCTCCAGATGAAGAGCTTTTTTCTCGCACACATCTTTAA
- the kiaa0232 gene encoding uncharacterized protein KIAA0232 homolog isoform X2: MHPTCAVVVEGPPPEGSPSSCQGPTSALEMSLFQALGPVQTWLGQELEKCGIDAMIYTRYVLSLLLHDSYDYDMQEQENDIFLGWEKGTTKKWGKGKKKCSDLSLEEMKKQAAVQCLRSASDESSGIETLVEELCSKLKELQNKQKEEKQGSKKVEGSQSPEIIESPSTKDQVEMYYEAFPPLSEKPICLQEIMTVWNKTKACSFSGGSSSSAAPQTSTDTSSPKDCNSEGEGTRGRRNEASITTSSSRMFRRSKKEKENRHNNSLPEQKPTTGKKQIRHRSEGKMRPRSWSSGSSEAGSSSSGNQYELKGPTKAVKIRHKMRETARNKKGRNGQVRLSLKSVDRDDRKSTCGSSSSGPTKQLCKKGKRFMKETRRKTNDTKDLSNESGREQEFKEEPLWYTEPITEYWFPPSRKSKLETAYRNSVAANDSESLTLEELSETMQGLCISNNNFQTYLAAGAFVDGHFVEMPALLDEANDLTGTSSCSNPKDSDILDDMHLSEFTHFYEVDIHQSILDPSASNSLQGESRILSMIRRKSIEQTDFEADCCIVLDGLQLTRESAIWTDSQASLDAEGLFLNDLANIAQFWECCSSDEAEGESFAGDSPITLSPIVDNTVCDASSSTGNQEEHFSETNEGSGLNSTCFSLFEVQYDNSTSPFCFDGLSLGNQNSDVGGWADLPGKSQSRLLIWTKNSAFDENDHCSNLSTRTCSPWSHSEETRSDNETSFGIQMEESTKFNAEEIDCIVPGISSSVLDEDLLDLLHEDTHSQTDGALRNITSMTFKQKSKLESVCGIQLEEEENKEYETVETFAEQMASHGDTYGSEVIKDIWTAIAENDTETTLDVERSEEDFFPGEVNGCHCCCLDMATKQDILQEPHEKAVQRSEYHLWECQKENLEAQAVATGELAEIDVGDYTAPSKPWDIGADKESAFILGGVYGELKTFDSCGDWGVVPPDPAKGTLLQCAASDVVTIAGTDVFMTPGSNFAPGHRPLWRSCASFTPCDQTRQGDDRLNTEFSFIFHEDLLGNCSNYQGQEPGVEYSFSSFDLNNPFSQVLHVECSFEPERLATFSPSFKPKSILCSDSESETFHPKIYSIDKTQYRAIRISPRTHFRPISASELSPGGGSESEFESEKEDVTIPVLCQTGLFEDQQADLKPLEEDAEREGHYYGKSELESGKFLPRLKKAGMEKSAQTSLDSHEGSGGLLQPEQQCPECNLQASMECTTVNSCEIDVKLKVPCDKLEAFQNRPINRSFSGFSEGTGVRAASLQDAIFQEDWQPAISVQGKNGQYNDPESAVKITVPSSDLNQQGKSDCKEEPDWWREALYPQPFSGIECAECYTDAKEKDGTECPILRGHSHNGDCLLQLDLTTAACEVNCRVEHDSGGRSAVIRRKLFSSDCSSSDETASEGGSDWDDPPDEELFSRTHL, encoded by the exons AGTTCTGGAATTGAGACCTTAGTTGAGGAGCTTTGTTCCAAATTGAAAGAATTACAGAATAAGCAAAAAG AAGAAAAGCAAGGTAGTAAGAAAGTAGAAGGATCTCAATCTCCTGAAATCATAGAATCTCCTTCCACCAAGGATCAGGTAGAAAT GTATTATGAAGCATTTCCACCTCTTTCTGAGAAGCCAATCTGTCTGCAAGAAATCATGACCGTGTGGAATAAGACCAAAGCTTGTTCATTTTCTGGTGGTTCTTCTTCATCTGCTGCTCCACAAACAAGCACTGATACATCCTCTCCAAAAGATTGCAATAGTGAAGGTGAAGGTACTAGAGGCCGAAGGAATGAGGCGTCCATCACTACAAGTAGTAGTCGTATGTTCAGAAGAAgtaaaaaagagaaagaaaataggCACAACAACAGCTTGCCAGAACAGAAACCCACTACAGGAAAGAAACAGATCCGACATAGGTCAGAAGGAAAGATGCGCCCTCGTTCATGGTCCTCTGGCTCCAGTGAAGCAGGCTCAAGCTCAAGTGGGAACCAGTATGAGTTAAAAGGTCCCACCAAAGCTGTCAAAATCAGACATAAGATGAGAGAAACTGCTCGGAACAAAAAGGGGCGAAATGGACAAGTTAGGCTATCTTTGAAATCTGTTGACAGAGATGATCGAAAAAGCACCTGTGGAAGCAGCAGCAGTGGGCCTACCAAACAGCTGTGCAaaaaaggaaaaaggtttatgAAAGAAACAAGAAGGAAAACAAATGATACAAAAGATCTTAGCAATGAAAGTGGAAGAGAACAGGAATTCAAAGAAGAACCATTGTGGTACACTGAACCAATCACAGAGTACTGGTTCCCTCCAAGTAGAAAAAGTAAGCTAGAAACTGCATACCGGAATAGTGTAGCTGCTAATGATAGTGAATCTTTGACTTTGGAAGAGCTTTCGGAGACGATGCAGGGTCTTTGTATTAGTAACAATAATTTCCAAACATACCTCGCAGCAGGTGCTTTCGTCGATGGTCACTTTGTTGAAATGCCTGCATTATTAGATGAGGCTAATGACCTCACTGGGACCTCAAGCTGTTCTAATCCCAAGGACAGTGATATTTTAGATGATATGCATCTATCTGAATTTACTCACTTCTATGAAGTGGATATTCATCAATCCATATTGGATCCTAGTGCCTCAAATTCATTGCAAGGAGAGAGTCGAATTTTAAGCATGATTCGACGGAAAAGTATAGAGCAAACTGATTTTGAGGCAGACTGTTGTATAGTGTTAGATGGACTACAGTTGACAAGGGAAAGTGCAATATGGACAGATTCACAAGCTTCTCTTGACGCAGAAGGATTATTCTTAAATGATCTTGCAAATATAGCTCAATTTTGGGAGTGCTGTAGCTCTGATGAAGCAGAAGGGGAAAGCTTTGCTGGGGATTCCCCCATTACGCTTTCTCCCATTGTGGATAATACAGTGTGTGATGCAAGTAGTAGTACTGGCAATCAAGAAGAACACTTTTCAGAAACAAATGAAGGGTCTGGTTTAAACTCCACTTGTTTTTCTCTGTTTGAAGTGCAATATGATAACTCTACTTCACCATTCTGTTTTGATGGACTTAGCCTGGGAAATCAGAATAGTGATGTTGGAGGCTGGGCAGATTTGCCAGGAAAATCACAGTCTCGTTTGCTTATATGGACCAAAAATAGTGCCTTTGATGAAAATGACCACTGCTCAAATCTTTCAACACGAACCTGCAGCCCATGGTCACATTCTGAAGAAACACGTTCCGATAATGAAACCTCCTTTGGTATTCAGATGGAGGAGTCCACTAAATTCAATGCAGAAGAGATTGATTGTATAGTCCCTGGCATTTCGTCCAGCGTTCTTGATGAAGACCTTTTAGATTTATTGCATGAGGACACTCATTCACAAACAGATGGAGCTTTACGAAATATAACAAGCATGACTTTTAAACAGAAATCTAAGCTGGAGTCGGTGTGTGGAattcagttggaagaagaagaaAATAAGGAATATGAAACTGTGGAAACTTTTGCTGAACAGATGGCCAGTCATGGGGATACCTATGGCTCAGAAGTTATAAAGGACATTTGGACAGCCATAGCAGAAAATGACACTGAAACAACGCTAGATGTAGAACGATCAGAAGAGGATTTCTTTCCTGGTGAGGTGAATGGTTGCCATTGCTGTTGTTTAGATATGGCAACTAAACAGGACATCCTGCAGGAGCCTCATGAAAAGGCAGTGCAGCGGTCTGAGTATCACTTGTGGGAATGCCAGAAGGAAAACTTGGAGGCCCAAGCTGTTGCAACTGGGGAACTTGCAGAGATAGATGTAGGTGATTACACAGCACCATCTAAACCTTGGGATATTGGTGCTGACAAAGAAAGTGCTTTCATTCTTGGTGGCGTCTATGGAGAACTAAAAACATTTGACAGTTGTGGAGACTGGGGAGTAGTTCCCCCTGATCCTGCAAAAGGTACTTTATTGCAGTGTGCAGCATCAGATGTTGTGACCATAGCAGGTACAGATGTCTTCATGACTCCAGGTAGCAATTTTGCTCCTGGCCACAGACCGTTGTGGCGATCTTGTGCTTCGTTCACACCATGTGACCAGACGAGACAAGGCGATGATAGGTTAAATACTGAGTTCTCTTTCATCTTCCATGAAGATTTATTAGGGAATTGCAGTAATTATCAGGGTCAAGAGCCTGGTGTTGAGTATTCATTTTCCTCCTTTGACCTAAACAATCCTTTTTCACAAGTTCTTCATGTGGAATGTTCATTTGAACCTGAAAGGCTTGCAACGTTCAGTCCAAGCTTTAAGCCCAAATCTATACTGTGTTCAGACTCAGAAAGTGAAACATTTCATCCGAAAATATATAGTATTGACAAAACACAGTACCGGGCTATTCGAATCTCGCCACGGACTCATTTCCGACCTATATCTGCCTCTGAGCTTTCACCAGGCGGAGGAAGTGAGTCAGAATTTGAGTCAGAAAAGGAGGATGTTACTATTCCTGTCCTCTGCCAGACAGGTTTGTTTGAGGATCAACAGGCAGACTTAAAGCCATTGGAAGAAGATGCTGAGCGGGAAGGACATTATTATGGAAAGTCAGAGCTGGAATCGGGAAAATTCCTGCCCAGGTTAAAGAAAGCTGGAATGGAAAAGAGTGCTCAGACTTCACTGGATTCTCATGAAGGATCTGGTGGTCTTTTACAGCCAGAGCAGCAGTGTCCAGAATGTAATTTACAGGCATCAATGGAATGCACCACTGTGAATAGTTGTGAAATAGATGTCAAGCTGAAGGTACCATGTGATAAATTGGAAGCATTCCAGAATCGTCCAATAAACAGGAGCTTTTCTGGATTCAGTGAGGGCACTGGTGTTAGAGCAGCTTCACTACAAGAT GCGATTTTCCAAGAAGATTGGCAGCCTGCAATCAGTGTTCAAGGAAAGAATGGTCAATACAATGATCCAGAATCTGCTGTCAAAATAACG GTTCCCTCTTCAGACTTGAACCAGCAAGGGAAGAGTGACTGCAAGGAGGAACCAGACTGGTGGCGAGAAGCACTGTACCCACAACCATTTTCTGGGATCGAGTGTGCAG AATGTTACACTGATGCCAAGGAAAAGGATGGAACTGAGTGTCCAATTTTAAGAGGACATTCACACAATGGAGATTGTCTTCTTCAGTTAGACTTG ACTACAGCAGCCTGTGAGGTGAACTGCAGAGTAGAGCATGACTCTGGAGGGAGGTCAGCTGTCATTCGCAGGAAGCTTTTCTCCAGTGACTGTTCAAGCTCAGATGAAACTGCTTCAGAAGGCGGAAGTGACTGGGATGACCCTCCAGATGAAGAGCTTTTTTCTCGCACACATCTTTAA